gtccgggcgccagatgattaagcacggtagACGTTCGGGTCTTTGAGTTTGTTCCGGAAGGACCGCTGGGCCTGGCCAAAGGCTTCCTCGACGGGGTCTACGGTCGCCATATTGGAGAAAATCGTTGGAAAGTTCACAATCCCCAGGCGCGCGGTTGCGTGATGAGATCTGGGgctaagtatattataacCCCTGTCACTACGGTGGGAAGAAAGCCGCTGAACCGCAATtccgcctgctgctgcgccgtAACTCAGCCTCTGGAATGTGATGACCAAGCCACCCCCTCGCCTCTGCGCCGGCCCATTCTTAAGACTCGCCCTCTCTCCCTTTTCGTTCTCGAGGGCGGCCAACCATGGTTGTACCGGAGAAGCGGGGGGTTCCCGCTGACGGGGGACGGCCCGGACCCAAGAAAGTCAAGCACAACTTGTCGGACGAGACAGGCTTGCAGCATGTTATCAACAGCCTTGCCCATATTGACCTCCCAAATGACCGTGATTCCCAAACCGCTGACTCTTCGAGCCATTCAAAAGCCCGGGCACCCGCAACAGCCACGAAGCCAGCCCCCTCCGTGGGCGCCTATGACACGTGCTTTGGATTAGTAATCACCGCCTGTTGCGCTCTATACCTTGGGCGAATGCTAATAGCACATCTAGATCTGCATGCAAGCTACTTCTCGCGGGTTAATAGTGCCACAGGAGTGTACTCCGTTCACGCTTGAATTCGAGGGGCACGTGGTGTCCATTACTTCAAAGGCCACGAATGAGTGCGTGGCAGTCCTTGTATCTGAAACGCTCTCATGTGTAGTTCGCCAGTTTGCTGTGACCTTAGCCGGTACAGTATGCGGCAAAAAGCCACAGAGGCCCCGTGCCGCAAATTCAGCTGCAATGATCTACGCAATAGGCCCACAATTTATTTCAGTTAGGCTGATAGTGTACGGATTCATGCAGCAAAAGGACGCCATCGCGAATGCCCTGGCAGAAGGGGGCCTATTTTTCCAACATCCCGGTGAATGGGAATTCGACCAAAGTGTAAAGTACCTGAATCCCCAGTACCTCCTCGGACCTGGACAAGAAATGCCCCCCCTAGAAGAGCTTTCAGTTGCGACTTGCTGCGTCACTGGTGGACCGCGTTCAGCGCAAGTTCGTGGCCTACTTGACGAAAGTGCAATCAGTCAAATCCAGAGAATATTCGACACGCCGACGTCGCTTGGATTGATCGAAGAGATTAAACCGAGCTCGAGATTAACGACGCCTCTAAAGAGGTATGAAATGATCGTTTCTAAGTGGGGGACTGCTTACATTTACCATCTAACAAATATCGCCATAGGCATCAAAACGAGGCGTTGGTCATGATGATCGAGAAAGAGCAGGGCATATATGAGAAGGCACACTTTCCAACAATCTGGAAGGCATCTAAAAACTCGAGAGATAGGGTTATGTAGGTCTCTTGCAGGAACCCTCCCGAGATACTCTGACACGAAACCACTGTTTTCATCTAGATACCAAAATATCGTAACCGAACTGTTCGAGGTAGCCCATCCGCCACCCCTTGGTGGAGGTATACTGGCAGATGTGTTTTCCCCCCAATCGCTAGACCCGGAGTAAATGGAATCATTGCTAAAAGCTTCTAGGATATGGGTTTAGGAAAGACCCTGTCAAGCCTGTCAATCATTTGCGACCATTTGGACCAGCTAGATAAAACCTCACATGTTGGGCTGAGAGTTCCAAGGTCTACCTTGATTGTGACCCCCAAATCAAGTATGATACGAATCAAGCCTCCGGCCGTTGCAGTTGTGATAGAGCAATCGCTAACATTTTTAGCCATTTACGAATGGGGCAAACAAATCTCACTGTAAGTTTCTTCATTTTCCCACTTTTGTCACTGCACTCCTCTACTCCTTACCCCGCCTTATATCAGACAGTTCAATAATAGTTTTACCGAAGTCATATTCACCCTGAGAAAGTTCGGTGGATGATATACCATGGGCCAAACCGACAGGAAACCGCATGTAACCTGGCCGAGTATGATATCGTATTAACCACGTACGATACGCTTAGACCCGAGGAAACGAGGAAAGGCCCCTTGTTTGAGAATGAGTGGGCCAGAGTGATCCTTGACGAGGGTAAAGAACTGCATATACCTCATTTCCTGGCAATGTTGCTGATCGTACGGAATGTACTTGTAGCCCACAGAATAAGAAACCGCAATTCAAAAACCTTTACAGCGGTGTGTGGCCTCCGGAGCCAGCGCCGATGGTGCCTTACAGGAACACCCATTCAGAATCGCCTGGATGATTTTGGCGCTCTATTGGCGTTTATCAAAACACCTTCACTCAGCACTAAAGCGCTATTTGACGAGTACATTGCCCGACCGATTcaggaaaacaaaaaaaatgGGTTGAAGATGCTACAAAAGGTCGTGGCGGCAACTTGCTTGCGCAGGACGAAGGACAATCACCTCACGGAATTGAATTTGCCACGCAAGCTAGAGAAACTAGAATATGTCACCATGGACCGAGACGATAGAGAACTATATGAGTTCTTCAAGCGTTTCTCGTTTCTGTCTACCAAGAGCGAAACGACTACCCAGAAGCAGGCTCCTAATGTCCTGGCCCTCCTTTGCATGCTTCGGCTCATTTGTGACCATGGGGAGGCCCTATTGACAAATCGGGCGCTTAAAGCATGGAGGGAGCATGATCCAAAACTGCTGTCCTTGGGGATGCTGGAAGCAAATGTCACGCAGTGCGTCTCCTGCCATGCCCAAGTGGACGGAGCCATTCCGGGCAATATTACCATTGAAGAATTAGGCTGCGGGCATGTCCTTTGTGACTGCTGCACAGCAGAAGCTCAAAATTGCGGGAGTCAACCTTCGTGTCCAAGCTGCGGCATGGCTGGAGAGCTGCCGGCGTCATTTAATACTCAATCAGGGTCCCAAGAAGCATCAAAGAGTCCGGAAAGACGGCGATATCCACCATCTGCCAAGGTGCAGGCAGTTCTGCACAATATCTCGAAAAGGCAGGGACAGGCTGGTTCGAATGTACAGCCCTGTAAGGCGTACGACTCGCCCCCGAAGATGTGTGGATGTCAGCTGTTTGCTAACTCTCTGCAGGGTGATTTTTAGTCACTGGACGAAAATGCTCGATCTTATAGGAAATACCCTTAACGAGAGGGGAATGGCATTCCAACGTATTGATGGACACTCATCCTTGCTTCAGCGCAAGGATTCTATCGAGACATTTTCTAGCGATCCACAGTGTAGCATCCTGTTGGCA
This genomic interval from Aspergillus puulaauensis MK2 DNA, chromosome 7, nearly complete sequence contains the following:
- a CDS encoding DEAD/DEAH box helicase (COG:K,L;~EggNog:ENOG410PU8X;~InterPro:IPR001841,IPR027417,IPR000330,IPR038718, IPR001650,IPR002464,IPR014001;~PFAM:PF00176,PF00271,PF04851;~go_function: GO:0005524 - ATP binding [Evidence IEA]), which codes for MVVPEKRGVPADGGRPGPKKVKHNLSDETGLQHVINSLAHIDLPNDRDSQTADSSSHSKARAPATATKPAPSVGAYDTCFGLICMQATSRGLIVPQECTPFTLEFEGHVVSITSKATNECVAVLVSETLSCVVRQFAVTLAGTVCGKKPQRPRAANSAAMIYAIGPQFISVRLIVYGFMQQKDAIANALAEGGLFFQHPGEWEFDQSVKYLNPQYLLGPGQEMPPLEELSVATCCVTGGPRSAQVRGLLDESAISQIQRIFDTPTSLGLIEEIKPSSRLTTPLKRHQNEALVMMIEKEQGIYEKAHFPTIWKASKNSRDRVIYQNIVTELFEVAHPPPLGGGILADDMGLGKTLSSLSIICDHLDQLDKTSHVGLRVPRSTLIVTPKSTIYEWGKQISLHIHPEKVRWMIYHGPNRQETACNLAEYDIVLTTYDTLRPEETRKGPLFENEWARVILDEAHRIRNRNSKTFTAVCGLRSQRRWCLTGTPIQNRLDDFGALLAFIKTPSLSTKALFDEYIARPIQENKKNGLKMLQKVVAATCLRRTKDNHLTELNLPRKLEKLEYVTMDRDDRELYEFFKRFSFLSTKSETTTQKQAPNVLALLCMLRLICDHGEALLTNRALKAWREHDPKLLSLGMLEANVTQCVSCHAQVDGAIPGNITIEELGCGHVLCDCCTAEAQNCGSQPSCPSCGMAGELPASFNTQSGSQEASKSPERRRYPPSAKVQAVLHNISKRQGQAGSNVQPCKAVIFSHWTKMLDLIGNTLNERGMAFQRIDGHSSLLQRKDSIETFSSDPQCSILLASIGAAGEGIDLTIANSVHIMEPHWNPMVESQAVDRVHRIGQKQDIEVVRYVVQDSIELYVRWVQNHKLQMIRESLSSSSEHNAETVSDVRWKKLLEFLE